One window of the Salminus brasiliensis chromosome 1, fSalBra1.hap2, whole genome shotgun sequence genome contains the following:
- the LOC140535378 gene encoding AN1-type zinc finger protein 3 homolog, which translates to MEDSERSKAPALQPRCPCGFWGSSKTMNLCSKCFADVQKKQPEVECTTKSGPVSGSSQLSVYSSEASSSSGSNTGPASLAVPKCSEKNTTKRSDLASQEGPLHTVPLSTSAKRPCDSDEESVRKKPRPSQEEQKQKSRRRCFRCQSKLELVQQELGSCRCGYVFCMRHRLPEQHDCVFDHQGRGRQEAVRKMVKLERKVGRSCQRIGEECS; encoded by the exons ATGGAGGACAGTGAGCGCAGCAAAGCGCCGGCTTTACAGCCTCGATGCCCCTGCGGATTCTGGGG ATCCAGCAAAACCATGAACCTCTGCTCTAAATGTTTTGCCG ATGTCCAGAAGAAACAGCCGGAGGTTGAATGTACCACAAAGTCTGGTCCAGTGTCTGGAAGTAGCCAGTTGTCTGTCTACAGTAGTGAAGCcagcagcagtagtggtagtaatacAGGCCCGGCTTCACTGGCAGTACCGAAGTGCTCAGAAAAGAACACAACTAAACGGTCTGACCTCGCTTCACAGGAAG GACCATTACACACAGTCCCCCTCAGCACATCTGCTAAACGGCCGTGCGACTCAG ATGAGGAGTCTGTGAGGAAGAAACCTCGACCTTCTCAAGAGGAGCAAAAACAGAAGAGCCGCCGCCGCTGCTTCCGCTGCCAGAGCAAACTAGAGCTGGTACAGCAGGAGCTGGGCTCATGCCGCTGCG GCTATGTGTTCTGCATGCGGCATCGTCTTCCTGAGCAGCACGACTGTGTGTTCGATCACCAGGGTCGTGGACGGCAGGAAGCCGTGAGGAAAATGGTGAAGCTGGAGCGCAAGGTCGGACGCTCGTGCCAGCGAATAGGGGAGGAGTGTTCCTGA
- the LOC140535384 gene encoding BTB/POZ domain-containing protein 9-like, translating to MSSSSHPLRPLTSISEIDHVDLLSEQLGALIPGEEYSDVTFVVEEKRFPAHRVILAARCHYFRALLYGGMKESQPQAEVCLEETRAESFSMLLGYLYTGRVSLSVAREEVLLDFLGLAHRYGLQLLEDSTSEFLRTILNTHNVCMVFDVATLYALSTLSAACCAYMDRHAPEVLASDGFLTLSKMALLTVVRRDSFAASEKEIFQALCRWCRQSGEAEAKQEVMSSVRLPLMTLTEMLNVVRPSGLVSPDDLLDAIKMRSESRDMDLNYRGMLIPEENIATMKYGAQVVKGELKSALLDGDTQNYDLDHGFSRHPIEEDGRAGIQVKLGQAFIINHIRILLWDRDSRSYSYYIEVSMDELDWVRVVDHSKFLCRSWQNLYFPPQVCRYVRIVGTHNTVNKVFHIVAFECMFTQRPFTLEKGLLVATENVATISACASVVEGVSRSRNALLNGDTRNYDWDSGYTCHQLGSGAIVIQLAQPYILDSLRLLLWDCDERSYSYYIEVSANQQHWTKVVDRTKVACRSWQTLKFDKHAASFIRIVGTHNTANEVFHCVHFECPAQLDTEVKEGSPGNTWPDSGSSTQQVRPPRPARSHSLLPSQASSSSSSSSSSSLPAQH from the exons ATGAGCAGCAGCAGTCACCCATTACGTCCTCTGACCTCCATATCAGAGATCGATCATGTTGATCTGTTGTCTGAACAGCTGGGAGCACTCATCCCGGGGGAGGAGTACAGTGACGTGACTTTCGTGGTGGAGGAGAAGCGTTTTCCTGCCCATCGTGTCATACTGGCAGCACGCTGTCACTATTTCAG AGCACTGCTGTATGGTGGGATGAAGGAGTCTCAGCCCCAGGCGGAGGTGTGTCTGGAAGAGACCCGAGCAGAATCCTTCTCCATGCTGCTGGGTTATCTGTACACAGGCCGGGTCAGCCTCAGCGTGGCTCGGGAGGAGGTTCTGCTGGACTTTCTGGGTTTAGCTCATCGCTATGGCCTGCAGCTCCTGGAGGACTCCACATCTGAGTTTCTACGAACCATCCTGAACACCCATAACGTGTGTATGGTGTTTGACGTGGCCACGCTGTATGCTCTAAGCACGCTCAGTGCTGCCTGCTGTGCCTACATGGACCGGCATGCCCCAGAAGTGCTGGCTTCAGACGGCTTCCTCACACTCTCTAAG ATGGCCTTGCTGACGGTGGTCCGGAGGGATTCATTTGCAGCCAGTGAGAAAGAAATATTCCAGGCTTTGTGCCGCTGGTGTCGCCAGAGCGGAGAGGCAGAGGCCAAGCAGGAAGTGATGTCATCAGTGCGCCTGCCGCTCATGACCTTGACGGAGATGCTGAATGTAGTGCGACCCTCTGGGCTGGTCAGTCCTGATGATCTGCTGGATGCCATAAAGATGAGATCAGAAAGCAGAGACATGGATCTGAACTATCGTGGCATGCTCA TTCCTGAGGAGAACATTGCCACGATGAAGTACGGCGCTCAGGTGGTAAAAGGTGAGCTCAAGTCTGCACTGCTTGATGGAGACACACAGAATTATGACCTGGACCACGGCTTCTCCAGACACCCCATTGAAGAGGACGGCCGAGCGGGGATCCAGGTGAAGCTCGGCCAGGCCTTCATCATCAACCACATCCGTATCCTGCTGTGGGATAGGGACAGCAG gtcatattcatattatataGAGGTGTCAATGGATGAGCTGGACTGGGTGCGAGTGGTGGATCACTCCAAGTTCCTTTGCCGTTCTTGGCAGAATCTTTACTTTCCTCCTCAAGTGTGCAG GTATGTGCGCATCGTTGGAACACACAACACTGTAAACAAGGTCTTCCATATTGTGGCCTTCGAGTGCATGTTCACTCAGCGCCCCTTCACTCTTGAGAAAGGGCTTCTGG tGGCCACTGAGAATGTAGCCACTATTTCAGCGTGTGCGAGTGTGGTAGAGGGAGTGAGCCGCAGTCGGAACGCCCTGCTGAACGGAGACACGCGCAACTATGACTGGGACTCGGGCTACACCTGCCACCAGCTGGGCTCCGGAGCTATTGTGATCCAGCTCGCACAGCCTTACATCCTCGACTCTCTGCG TCTGTTGCTGTGGGACTGTGATGAGCGTTCCTACAGTTACTACATTGAAGTTTCTGCCAATCAGCAGCACTGGACTAAAGTAGTAGATCGCACCAAGGTGGCATGTCG ATCCTGGCAGACGCTGAAGTTTGACAAACATGCAGCTTCTTTTATTCGCATTGTGGGAACACACAACACTGCAAACGAG GTGTTCCACTGTGTACACTTTGAATGTCCTGCTCAGCTGGACACTGAGGTGAAAGAAGGGAGTCCAGGGAATACCTGGCCTGACTCCGGCTCATCCACCCAGCAGGTCCGGCCTCCGCGACCTGCTCGATCACACAGCCTGCTGCCGTCACAGGCATCTTCATCTTCGTCATCATCGTCGTCATCATCCTTACCTGCACAGCACTGA